Proteins from a single region of Stutzerimonas stutzeri:
- a CDS encoding response regulator transcription factor: MPDTTAPATRLLAVEDDPVFARHLVDHLESIGYSVSHCQDGEDGLSRAQTEHFDLILMDIMLPGASGLDVLQRLRRRRGVPVILMSALGNEQDRITGFSQGADDYLPKPFSLRELSVRIEAVLRRVAYERSDGQPALDDDQLQFDEQHRDVALAGRWAGLTPSEYRVLAMLWQNAGMALSKAHLYQQALHRNYSSHDRSLDMHVSHVRRKLKTLGTTLQLETVWGTGYMVSRGER, encoded by the coding sequence ATGCCAGACACTACCGCGCCTGCTACCCGGCTCCTTGCCGTGGAAGACGATCCTGTCTTTGCCCGTCATCTGGTCGACCATCTGGAGTCGATCGGTTATTCGGTCAGCCATTGCCAGGATGGCGAAGATGGCCTGTCGCGGGCGCAAACCGAGCACTTCGACCTGATTCTGATGGACATCATGCTGCCCGGCGCCAGTGGGCTGGATGTGCTGCAGCGGCTGCGCCGTCGACGTGGTGTGCCGGTCATCCTGATGTCTGCGCTGGGTAACGAGCAGGACCGTATCACCGGTTTCAGCCAGGGCGCCGATGACTATTTGCCCAAGCCCTTCAGCCTGCGTGAGTTGAGCGTTCGCATCGAGGCAGTGTTGCGTCGCGTGGCGTACGAGCGCTCGGATGGACAGCCGGCACTCGACGACGACCAGCTGCAGTTCGACGAGCAGCATCGAGACGTTGCACTCGCTGGCCGTTGGGCAGGACTGACACCTAGCGAATACCGGGTGCTCGCTATGCTGTGGCAAAACGCTGGAATGGCGCTAAGCAAAGCCCACCTGTATCAGCAGGCTTTGCACCGCAACTACTCCAGCCACGACCGCAGCCTGGACATGCATGTCAGCCATGTGCGGCGCAAGCTGAAGACGCTTGGCACCACGCTGCAGCTGGAGACGGTGTGGGGTACGGGTTATATGGTGAGCCGAGGCGAGCGATGA
- a CDS encoding sensor histidine kinase: MSLPSRHSLFWRLALLQIGFCLSLIWLSQSWTQYVYERSSHLPAGSREELVRYAAGAEQAWRRGGREGLQRWLDEFRHTQGSWAAVLSLDLHSLSAQPLGPDDYVRLKLVRGLDWRISRRSGEPPYMSVPFPSHPDSGQLVLQLPERLMPSRSMSQLQVLINIVMPGVLALLFCGLIYRLLIEPLKRLQAQANALRADQLGMRGGVLIDRRDELGELAQAFDHMAERLHSAVSFQRQLLRDLSHELRAPLSRLRAAAEREPGADALSRRVTQEVQGMEQLIGGILELVWLDTECPSLPREEVDVAALWDVLRDNACFESGWAPARLPCDLPEGCRVYAHLNGLAQALENVLRNAIRHSPAEGVVRLAGRLEEGRWHLWIEDAGPGVPPDKLELIFRPFTRLNAARPGDGGYGLGLAIARRMVRLQDGELWAENLGEGLRVHLTLATV; this comes from the coding sequence ATGAGCCTGCCCTCGCGTCACTCGCTGTTCTGGCGCCTGGCGCTGTTACAGATCGGCTTTTGCCTGTCGCTGATCTGGTTGAGTCAGTCCTGGACGCAATATGTATACGAGCGCAGCAGCCACCTGCCGGCCGGTTCGCGGGAGGAGCTGGTGCGCTACGCGGCAGGCGCCGAGCAAGCTTGGCGCCGCGGCGGTCGCGAAGGCCTGCAGCGTTGGCTGGATGAGTTTCGCCACACGCAAGGCAGCTGGGCCGCCGTACTCAGCCTGGATCTGCATTCGCTGAGCGCCCAGCCACTCGGCCCCGATGACTATGTACGGCTGAAGTTGGTGCGCGGGCTGGACTGGCGGATCAGCCGCCGCAGTGGCGAACCTCCTTATATGAGCGTGCCGTTCCCGTCGCACCCGGATAGCGGCCAGCTGGTCCTGCAATTGCCCGAGCGGCTGATGCCCAGCAGATCCATGTCCCAGCTGCAGGTGCTGATCAATATCGTGATGCCGGGCGTGCTGGCGCTGCTGTTCTGCGGGCTGATCTACCGACTGCTGATCGAACCTTTGAAACGCCTGCAGGCACAGGCCAACGCGCTGCGTGCAGACCAGCTCGGCATGCGGGGCGGCGTGCTGATTGATCGCCGTGACGAGCTCGGCGAGCTGGCGCAGGCGTTCGACCATATGGCTGAACGCCTGCACAGCGCCGTGTCTTTCCAACGCCAGCTACTGCGTGACCTTTCCCATGAGTTGCGTGCACCGCTCAGCCGCCTGCGTGCCGCTGCCGAGCGTGAGCCGGGCGCCGACGCGTTGAGCCGGCGGGTGACTCAGGAAGTTCAGGGCATGGAGCAGCTCATAGGCGGCATTCTCGAACTGGTCTGGCTGGACACCGAGTGTCCTTCGCTGCCCCGAGAGGAGGTTGATGTTGCGGCGCTATGGGACGTGTTGCGCGACAACGCCTGCTTCGAATCTGGCTGGGCGCCGGCTCGCTTGCCCTGTGATTTACCGGAAGGTTGCCGGGTCTACGCGCATCTTAACGGGCTGGCCCAGGCATTGGAGAACGTCCTGCGCAATGCCATCAGGCATTCGCCGGCCGAAGGCGTTGTGCGTCTGGCAGGCCGCTTGGAGGAGGGGCGCTGGCATCTGTGGATTGAAGACGCTGGGCCAGGAGTACCGCCGGACAAGCTCGAACTGATTTTTCGCCCCTTTACCCGGCTCAATGCGGCTCGACCCGGAGATGGTGGCTATGGGCTGGGACTGGCGATCGCTCGACGCATGGTGCGCCTGCAAGACGGCGAGCTATGGGCTGAGAACCTGGGCGAGGGGCTGCGGGTGCACCTGACTCTGGCAACTGTATAG
- a CDS encoding FepA family TonB-dependent siderophore receptor, whose protein sequence is MQPDFRLSTMALAVLLAASPLAMADENADGATLELRDTWVLGTAEEELKQAPGVSIITSEDLKKRPPVNDISDIVRKMPGVNLTGNGTTGSRGNNRQIDLRGMGPENTLILIDGKPVTSRNSVRYTRAGERDTRGDSNWVPAEQIERIEVLRGPAAARYGSGSMGGVVNIITKRPTDKLSGSITAYTNIPEDDAEGVTKRTNFSLAGPLTESLTFRVFGNLSKTDADDADINLAHTDTASGASLAAGREGVRNKDINGLLSWALDPNQTLDFEAGYSRQGSIYTGDVGTGGTESLDPGSNINPWLGRETNTMYRQSYSVTHNGNWDFGTSRLMAQYERTDNRRLLEGQTGGVDGDISAGSDKQTSVYERYLVQGQLDIPLEILRHQVLTVGAEWNRQELDDPSTFNRNIGDDGWYELPNSSADARSSEMDATLMAIYVEDNIELTPSWILTPGLRVDHHDQFGFNWSPSLNSSYQLTDSITLKGGVARAFKAPNLYQSNPNYLYRSRGNGCADGTQNGGGCYVLGNDNLDPEVSINKELGIAFARDGWRAGITYFRNDYDSKIVSSNRVTGTVVNPSNPAQYAGILQWENATDAVIKGWEGHVGIPLLGTDGEVLSWNTNFTYMQDNSDSSGNPLSVVPEYTINSMLDWQATQQLALSLTGTFYGKQEPRRFNSTSAVAVTDENQLQTRDPYHIWSLGGTYAVSEKLSFGAGINNLFDKRLYREGAGTSAGANTYNEPGRSFYASVTTSF, encoded by the coding sequence ATGCAACCGGACTTCAGATTGAGCACCATGGCGCTGGCTGTTCTGCTGGCGGCTTCGCCACTGGCAATGGCGGATGAAAACGCTGACGGAGCGACACTTGAGTTGCGCGATACCTGGGTATTGGGTACGGCGGAGGAGGAGCTGAAGCAGGCGCCTGGCGTATCGATAATCACCTCGGAAGATCTCAAGAAGCGCCCACCGGTAAACGACATCTCCGATATCGTGCGCAAGATGCCCGGCGTCAACCTTACCGGCAACGGCACCACCGGTTCACGCGGCAACAACCGGCAGATCGACCTGCGTGGCATGGGGCCGGAGAACACGCTCATCCTGATCGACGGCAAACCCGTCACCTCGCGCAACTCGGTGCGCTACACCCGCGCCGGAGAGCGCGACACCCGCGGCGATAGCAATTGGGTGCCGGCCGAGCAGATCGAACGGATCGAGGTGCTGCGCGGTCCGGCGGCGGCGCGCTATGGGTCTGGTTCCATGGGCGGGGTCGTGAATATCATCACCAAGCGGCCGACCGACAAACTGAGTGGCTCGATCACTGCCTACACCAACATCCCCGAGGATGACGCCGAGGGCGTGACCAAGCGCACCAACTTTAGCCTGGCCGGCCCGCTGACCGAGTCTCTGACTTTCCGGGTGTTCGGCAACCTCAGCAAGACCGACGCCGATGACGCCGATATCAATCTGGCGCATACCGATACTGCATCCGGTGCATCGCTGGCGGCGGGGCGCGAGGGTGTGCGCAACAAGGACATCAACGGCCTGCTGAGCTGGGCGCTTGACCCCAACCAGACCCTGGATTTCGAGGCTGGCTACAGCCGCCAGGGCAGTATCTACACCGGCGACGTCGGTACTGGCGGCACGGAATCGCTCGATCCTGGCAGCAACATCAATCCGTGGTTGGGCCGTGAAACCAACACCATGTACCGGCAGAGCTACTCGGTGACGCACAACGGCAACTGGGACTTCGGTACGTCGCGGCTGATGGCGCAGTACGAGCGCACCGATAACCGCCGGCTGCTCGAGGGGCAAACCGGCGGCGTGGATGGTGATATCAGCGCGGGCAGCGACAAGCAGACCAGTGTCTATGAGCGCTATCTGGTTCAGGGCCAGCTGGACATACCGTTGGAAATCCTGCGGCACCAGGTGCTGACGGTTGGCGCAGAGTGGAATCGCCAAGAGCTGGACGATCCATCCACCTTCAATCGCAATATTGGCGATGACGGTTGGTATGAATTGCCCAACTCGTCCGCCGATGCACGCTCCAGCGAGATGGATGCAACGCTGATGGCAATCTATGTAGAAGACAACATCGAGTTGACGCCGAGTTGGATCCTGACCCCTGGTCTGCGCGTGGATCACCACGACCAGTTCGGCTTCAACTGGAGCCCGAGCCTTAACAGCTCCTATCAGCTGACCGACAGCATTACTCTGAAAGGCGGCGTCGCCCGCGCGTTCAAGGCGCCGAACCTGTATCAGTCGAACCCTAATTATCTGTATCGCAGTCGGGGCAATGGTTGCGCTGACGGAACCCAGAATGGCGGCGGCTGCTACGTGCTCGGCAACGACAATCTCGACCCGGAAGTAAGCATCAACAAAGAGCTGGGTATTGCCTTCGCCCGAGACGGCTGGCGTGCCGGTATCACCTACTTCCGCAACGACTACGACAGCAAAATCGTCTCATCCAACCGGGTGACCGGCACCGTGGTCAACCCCAGTAACCCGGCGCAGTACGCCGGCATTCTGCAGTGGGAAAACGCTACCGACGCTGTGATCAAGGGATGGGAGGGGCATGTCGGAATTCCGCTGCTGGGTACCGATGGTGAGGTGCTGAGCTGGAACACCAACTTCACCTACATGCAGGACAACAGCGACAGCTCCGGCAATCCGCTATCAGTGGTGCCTGAGTACACCATCAACAGCATGCTCGACTGGCAGGCCACACAGCAGCTGGCGCTGAGCCTGACCGGTACTTTTTACGGCAAGCAGGAGCCGCGTCGTTTCAATAGCACGAGCGCTGTGGCAGTGACCGATGAGAATCAGCTGCAGACACGTGATCCGTACCATATCTGGAGCCTGGGCGGCACATATGCGGTGAGCGAAAAGCTGTCGTTTGGTGCAGGCATCAACAACCTGTTCGACAAGCGTCTCTACCGCGAAGGTGCGGGGACTAGTGCTGGTGCCAACACCTATAACGAGCCGGGCCGGTCGTTCTATGCGTCGGTGACGACTTCCTTCTGA
- a CDS encoding iron transporter, with protein MLKMKTHLRPWWPVTSRLLAAVFGGYVFSYAFTAALARLLPLAAVDALIVATLPAYLVYTAAILWAFAARNLWHAWGGVVTALPLALIGFWPRLLEHIG; from the coding sequence ATGTTGAAGATGAAAACCCATTTGCGGCCCTGGTGGCCGGTAACCTCGCGGCTGCTGGCAGCCGTTTTCGGCGGCTACGTATTCAGCTACGCATTCACTGCCGCGCTCGCCCGCTTGTTGCCGCTGGCGGCCGTCGATGCCTTGATCGTCGCGACGCTGCCGGCGTATCTCGTCTATACCGCCGCGATTCTCTGGGCATTTGCGGCCCGTAATCTGTGGCACGCCTGGGGCGGTGTAGTGACGGCGCTGCCCCTGGCGTTGATAGGCTTCTGGCCGCGGCTGCTGGAGCATATCGGATGA
- a CDS encoding PepSY-associated TM helix domain-containing protein: MKKQSFTQSMAWLHTWGGLLLGWVLFAIFLTGTLAVFDKEIDGWMRPEVPAYMGTQEDALRRAVDYLQARHADAPSWNINLPTARSSNLSVSTGEQRRGGGQLLDPTTGEPVTARETAGGGFFFRFHFTLNMPRTIGIWIVGVAAMAMLVALISGIVIHKKIFKDFFTFRPGKGQRSWLDAHNASGVLLLPFHLMITYTGLVIFFLLYMPAAVDALYAGDRQAAIDDLRGGAVAQRAARAGAVNPPMADVPLAPLGPILTQAEAAMGPVGGLSIQNPGRSGARIEVRPVLGNRIELTKGRSMSFDGVSGAVLRAPDESRPSLLTQRVMAGLHFAQFGGYPMRWLYWLCGMVSCGMIATGLVHFCIKRRRKYAEQSQASRRFHRLVESLNLAAVVGLSLACIGLLWANRLLPMQLPQRGDWEVRVFFIVWAAGLAHALWRPSLRGWVEQLVLLALLCLGLPVLSLATTSEVPWTDPVRLWLELTCVAMGAALLWLARKVALRAAVAQPAPRRAAMKLKEMHS, from the coding sequence ATGAAGAAGCAGAGTTTTACGCAGTCCATGGCCTGGCTGCACACCTGGGGCGGCCTGCTGCTGGGCTGGGTGCTGTTCGCCATTTTTCTCACCGGCACCCTGGCGGTGTTCGACAAGGAAATCGACGGCTGGATGCGCCCGGAAGTGCCGGCTTACATGGGCACTCAGGAGGACGCGCTGCGACGCGCAGTCGATTACCTGCAGGCACGTCATGCCGATGCGCCGAGCTGGAACATCAATCTACCGACAGCGCGTTCGTCGAACCTCAGCGTGTCGACTGGCGAGCAGCGTCGCGGGGGAGGGCAACTGCTCGATCCGACTACTGGCGAGCCAGTCACTGCGCGGGAAACAGCGGGAGGTGGCTTCTTCTTTCGCTTTCATTTCACGCTGAACATGCCGCGTACCATCGGAATATGGATCGTCGGCGTGGCTGCCATGGCGATGCTCGTGGCGTTGATCAGCGGCATCGTGATTCACAAGAAGATCTTCAAGGATTTCTTCACCTTCCGCCCCGGCAAAGGACAGCGCTCCTGGCTCGACGCGCATAACGCCAGCGGTGTGCTGTTACTGCCGTTCCACTTGATGATCACCTATACCGGGCTAGTGATCTTCTTTCTGCTCTATATGCCTGCAGCGGTGGATGCGCTTTACGCTGGCGACCGCCAGGCAGCCATCGACGATCTTCGCGGTGGTGCAGTGGCGCAACGGGCCGCACGAGCCGGTGCTGTGAATCCCCCGATGGCGGATGTTCCGCTTGCGCCGCTCGGGCCGATTCTGACGCAGGCCGAGGCGGCGATGGGGCCGGTTGGTGGGCTTTCCATTCAGAACCCGGGGCGGAGTGGTGCACGTATCGAGGTGCGCCCCGTGCTTGGTAATCGCATTGAGCTGACCAAGGGCCGCAGCATGTCCTTCGATGGCGTCAGCGGCGCTGTGCTGCGAGCACCTGACGAGAGTAGGCCGAGCCTGCTCACGCAGAGGGTCATGGCCGGGCTGCATTTCGCCCAGTTCGGTGGTTACCCGATGCGCTGGCTGTATTGGCTGTGCGGCATGGTCAGCTGCGGCATGATCGCCACCGGCCTGGTGCACTTCTGTATCAAGCGCCGGCGCAAGTACGCCGAGCAGAGCCAGGCTTCCCGGCGTTTCCATCGGCTTGTCGAGTCGCTCAACCTCGCTGCGGTGGTCGGCCTTTCCTTGGCTTGCATCGGTCTGTTATGGGCCAATCGCCTGTTGCCGATGCAGTTGCCGCAGCGTGGCGATTGGGAGGTGCGGGTGTTCTTCATCGTCTGGGCGGCGGGCTTGGCCCACGCCCTATGGCGGCCATCGCTGCGCGGTTGGGTGGAGCAGCTCGTTCTGCTGGCGCTGCTCTGCCTGGGGTTGCCTGTGCTGAGCCTGGCGACCACCAGTGAAGTGCCATGGACAGACCCTGTGCGGCTCTGGCTGGAACTCACTTGCGTGGCGATGGGCGCGGCCCTGCTGTGGCTGGCGCGCAAGGTGGCTTTGCGTGCCGCTGTTGCGCAGCCGGCACCTCGGCGAGCCGCTATGAAGCTCAAGGAGATGCACTCATGA
- a CDS encoding DUF3325 domain-containing protein, producing MMLPLVAGLLFAYGGMVGLCQGMERNFKLVWQCEPSPLLRRALRMAGWGLLLASFASCVWAWGWAIGPVGWFGAISLAALVLAWLLPYQARIAVVFPVVGIPLWLLVWAVVA from the coding sequence ATGATGCTGCCGTTAGTGGCTGGCCTGCTGTTCGCCTATGGCGGCATGGTCGGGTTGTGTCAGGGCATGGAGCGTAACTTCAAACTGGTCTGGCAGTGCGAACCATCGCCGCTGCTGCGTCGTGCCTTGCGCATGGCTGGGTGGGGGCTACTGCTGGCGAGTTTCGCCAGTTGCGTCTGGGCCTGGGGTTGGGCGATAGGGCCGGTCGGTTGGTTCGGTGCGATCTCGCTGGCGGCGCTGGTGTTGGCGTGGCTGTTGCCCTATCAGGCGCGGATCGCCGTAGTCTTCCCTGTCGTGGGTATTCCGCTGTGGCTGTTGGTCTGGGCAGTGGTTGCCTGA
- a CDS encoding NAD(P)/FAD-dependent oxidoreductase, producing MRPSNDVPFDLKTDNGSDLGGDSQASVTRTPTEQLAAWVERLGQRLAQRDIDGTLELFADDCHWRDLVLFSWNLVTLEGKADIRDLLESRLQATQPDNWKLEGEASLADGVLEGWISLETDVARGKGYVRLKDGLCWTLLTTMRELKGHEEPLGRRRPLGAAHGHGLADKRNWLEKRRDEEAALGITEQPYCLVIGGGQGGLGLGARLKRLGVPTLIVDKAERPGDQWRGRYKSLCLHDPVWYDHMPYLPFPEHWPIFTPKDQIGDWLEMYAKVMELNYWAKTECVKASLDEAEGRWTVEVLRDGKPMTLKPAQLILATGMSGVPNVPVYPGAETFAGQQHHSSQHPGGDAWRGKRAVVIGANNSAHDICADLVENGADVTMVQRSSTHIVRSDTLMEVVFGPLYSEDAVESGLTTDKADMLFASIPYKVLPQFHRQAFEQVKERDKAFYDRLTAAGFMLDFGDDESGLFLKYVRRGSGYYIDVGACELIADGTIKLKSGPGLGVDHIEPDAVVLNDGSRLPADLIVYATGYGSMNGWAARLISQEVADKVGRCWGLGSGTTKDPGPYEGELRNMWKPTQQQNLWFHGGNLHQSRHYSLYLALQLKARFEGLNTSVYKLAPSYHQG from the coding sequence ATGCGTCCCAGCAACGACGTTCCCTTCGATCTGAAAACCGATAACGGCAGCGACCTCGGCGGCGACAGCCAGGCCAGCGTCACCCGCACACCTACCGAACAACTGGCCGCCTGGGTCGAACGCCTCGGCCAGCGACTGGCGCAGCGCGACATCGACGGCACACTTGAGCTGTTCGCCGACGACTGCCACTGGCGTGACCTGGTGCTATTCAGCTGGAACCTGGTCACCCTCGAAGGCAAGGCCGACATTCGCGACCTGCTGGAAAGCCGTCTGCAAGCCACCCAGCCGGACAACTGGAAGCTCGAAGGCGAGGCGAGCCTGGCTGATGGCGTGCTCGAAGGCTGGATCAGCCTGGAAACCGATGTCGCCCGCGGCAAGGGTTATGTGCGGCTGAAGGACGGCCTGTGCTGGACGCTGCTGACCACCATGCGTGAACTCAAGGGGCACGAGGAACCGCTCGGACGCCGTCGCCCACTGGGCGCCGCACACGGCCACGGCCTGGCCGACAAGCGCAACTGGCTGGAAAAGCGCCGCGACGAGGAAGCCGCGCTGGGCATCACCGAACAGCCCTACTGCCTGGTCATCGGCGGCGGCCAAGGCGGCCTCGGCCTCGGTGCGCGGCTCAAGCGCCTCGGCGTGCCGACGCTGATCGTCGACAAGGCCGAGCGCCCCGGTGATCAGTGGCGCGGGCGCTACAAGTCGCTATGCCTGCACGACCCGGTCTGGTACGACCACATGCCCTACCTGCCCTTCCCCGAGCACTGGCCGATCTTCACGCCCAAGGACCAGATCGGTGACTGGCTGGAGATGTACGCCAAGGTCATGGAGCTGAACTACTGGGCGAAAACCGAATGCGTGAAGGCGAGCCTCGACGAAGCCGAAGGCCGCTGGACGGTCGAGGTGCTGCGCGACGGCAAGCCGATGACGCTCAAACCCGCGCAGCTGATCCTCGCCACCGGCATGTCCGGCGTGCCCAACGTGCCGGTCTATCCGGGCGCGGAGACCTTCGCCGGCCAGCAGCACCATTCCAGCCAGCACCCTGGCGGCGACGCCTGGCGCGGCAAGCGCGCGGTGGTCATCGGTGCCAACAATTCGGCTCATGACATTTGCGCAGACCTGGTGGAGAACGGCGCGGACGTCACCATGGTGCAGCGCTCCAGCACCCATATCGTGCGCTCCGATACCCTGATGGAAGTGGTCTTCGGCCCGCTCTATTCGGAGGATGCGGTCGAGAGCGGACTGACCACCGACAAGGCCGACATGCTGTTCGCCTCGATCCCCTACAAGGTGCTACCGCAGTTCCATCGCCAGGCCTTCGAGCAGGTCAAGGAGCGCGACAAGGCCTTCTACGATCGCCTGACCGCAGCGGGCTTCATGCTCGACTTCGGCGATGACGAATCCGGCCTGTTCCTCAAGTACGTGCGCCGCGGATCGGGCTACTACATCGACGTCGGCGCCTGCGAGCTGATCGCCGACGGCACCATCAAGCTGAAGAGCGGGCCCGGGCTCGGTGTCGATCACATCGAGCCGGATGCCGTGGTACTCAACGATGGCAGCCGCCTGCCGGCGGACCTGATCGTCTACGCCACCGGCTACGGCTCGATGAATGGGTGGGCGGCGCGGCTGATCTCCCAGGAAGTGGCCGACAAGGTCGGCCGCTGCTGGGGCCTCGGTTCCGGCACCACCAAGGACCCGGGTCCGTACGAAGGTGAGCTGCGCAACATGTGGAAGCCCACCCAGCAGCAGAACCTGTGGTTCCACGGCGGTAACCTGCACCAGTCACGGCACTACTCGCTGTACCTGGCACTGCAGCTGAAGGCACGCTTCGAGGGGCTAAATACCTCGGTCTACAAGCTCGCGCCGAGCTACCACCAGGGCTGA
- a CDS encoding sigma-54-dependent Fis family transcriptional regulator: MTSRLSQHAHQVLSFGEGAAASQGPAADPAIARSWRRCLEQHQLDPTSPRAPCVIERPRLNEHRERLDRVIAVAHWQMNSLHQQLGSSGHAVLLTDASGVVIDSVADQAERAEFQRAGLWLGAVWNEATEGTNGVGLCLLERQALTIRRDEHFRGRHAALTCSASPVFDAEGGLLAVLNVSSAREDLSRQRRFHTMALTNLSAKLIESCFFLQHCEGDYLLRFHAQPEYIGLLSEGLLAFDGDGRITTINETALNLLGSNREALLGQPLETLLDVRLDQLLQRARPQPGTCWPLHTHNGQRLYCQLRGPQMRVVAAPPKEAAAQVGGLCLLDPSMRADFGRALKVLERDVPVLLQGETGTGKEAFASALHRASSRAGRPFVALNCAAIPETLIESELFGYRGGSFTGARREGMVGKLEQANGGILFLDEIGDMPLALQTRLLRVLEERKVTALGAAAPTELNIRLISASHHDLRALVASGAFREDLYYRLGGLMIALPPLRERSDKAALLDHLLAEEAQGESICLEPAARQALLRYSWPGNVRQLRNLLRTLVALSEQGRIGLDDVLAVLPAEMGEVEVPRDPLQSAEREALLTVLRERHWQVSRVAEQLGISRNTLYRKLRKHGISRN; encoded by the coding sequence ATGACCTCTCGCCTCAGTCAGCACGCGCACCAGGTCCTCAGCTTCGGTGAAGGCGCCGCAGCCAGCCAGGGCCCCGCTGCCGATCCCGCCATAGCGCGCTCCTGGCGCCGTTGCCTGGAACAGCATCAGCTCGACCCGACCAGCCCGCGTGCGCCCTGCGTGATCGAGCGTCCGCGACTGAACGAGCACCGCGAGCGGCTCGATCGGGTTATCGCTGTCGCCCACTGGCAGATGAACAGCCTGCACCAGCAGCTGGGCAGCAGCGGCCACGCAGTATTGCTGACCGATGCCAGCGGCGTGGTGATCGACAGCGTGGCCGATCAGGCCGAGCGTGCGGAATTCCAGCGCGCCGGGCTCTGGCTCGGTGCGGTGTGGAACGAGGCGACCGAGGGCACCAATGGTGTCGGCCTGTGCCTGCTGGAGCGCCAGGCGCTGACCATTCGGCGTGACGAGCACTTCCGTGGCCGGCACGCAGCACTGACCTGTTCGGCGAGCCCTGTGTTCGATGCCGAAGGCGGTTTGCTTGCCGTACTCAATGTGTCGTCGGCGCGCGAAGACCTGTCGCGCCAGCGGCGTTTTCACACCATGGCGCTGACCAATCTCTCGGCCAAACTCATCGAGAGCTGCTTCTTCCTGCAGCACTGCGAGGGCGACTACCTGTTGCGCTTCCATGCCCAGCCGGAATACATCGGCCTGCTCAGCGAAGGCCTGCTGGCGTTCGATGGCGACGGACGCATCACGACCATCAACGAAACCGCACTGAACCTGCTGGGGAGCAACCGCGAGGCGCTATTGGGCCAACCGCTGGAAACCCTGCTGGATGTGCGTCTGGATCAGTTGCTGCAGCGCGCCAGGCCGCAGCCCGGCACCTGCTGGCCGCTGCATACCCACAACGGTCAGCGGTTGTACTGCCAGTTGCGCGGACCGCAGATGCGCGTGGTGGCCGCGCCGCCGAAAGAAGCGGCAGCGCAGGTGGGTGGCCTGTGCCTGCTCGACCCGTCAATGCGCGCAGATTTCGGCCGCGCGCTGAAGGTTCTCGAGCGGGACGTGCCGGTGCTGCTGCAAGGCGAAACCGGCACCGGCAAGGAGGCGTTTGCCAGCGCGCTGCATCGCGCCAGCAGCCGCGCCGGCCGGCCGTTCGTGGCGCTCAACTGCGCGGCGATTCCCGAGACGCTGATCGAAAGCGAACTGTTCGGCTATCGCGGCGGCAGCTTCACCGGCGCGCGGCGCGAGGGCATGGTCGGCAAGCTGGAGCAGGCCAACGGCGGGATTCTCTTTCTCGACGAGATTGGCGACATGCCGCTGGCGCTGCAGACGCGCTTGTTGCGGGTGCTGGAGGAACGCAAGGTCACCGCGCTGGGGGCTGCCGCGCCGACCGAACTGAATATCCGCCTGATCAGCGCCAGTCATCACGACCTGCGCGCGCTGGTTGCCAGCGGCGCGTTCCGCGAAGACCTGTATTACCGCCTTGGCGGGCTGATGATTGCGTTGCCACCGTTGCGCGAGCGCAGCGACAAGGCTGCGCTGCTCGATCACCTGCTGGCGGAAGAAGCGCAAGGCGAATCGATCTGTCTCGAGCCGGCCGCGCGGCAAGCCTTGCTGCGCTACAGCTGGCCGGGCAACGTGCGGCAGCTGCGCAATCTGCTGCGCACGTTGGTCGCGCTGAGCGAGCAGGGGCGCATTGGGCTGGACGACGTGCTTGCCGTGCTGCCGGCCGAAATGGGCGAGGTCGAGGTACCGCGCGACCCGTTGCAGTCGGCCGAGCGCGAGGCCCTGCTCACGGTGCTACGCGAACGGCACTGGCAGGTCAGTCGGGTGGCGGAACAGCTGGGGATCAGTCGCAATACGCTCTATCGCAAGCTGCGCAAGCACGGCATCTCGCGCAACTGA